One window of the Peptacetobacter hiranonis genome contains the following:
- a CDS encoding DUF4869 domain-containing protein: protein MLKIYFGDNLEDENFIYNPKIYFNYNYDKEWFNDSFIKNMVEDIDKSKVIYEGIIDSPFLGIITPQELSGGVRALMLMYKTDKIINASACGDNCSKWILEIGKMKDLTIRLGYIMNFGDEEFEIYIANEDKIVRNTIDYVTLAGKYL, encoded by the coding sequence ATGCTAAAAATTTATTTTGGTGATAATTTAGAAGACGAAAATTTTATATATAATCCTAAGATATATTTTAATTATAACTATGATAAGGAATGGTTCAATGATTCATTTATCAAAAATATGGTAGAAGATATTGATAAATCTAAAGTAATCTATGAAGGGATTATAGATAGTCCATTTTTAGGAATAATAACTCCTCAAGAATTGTCTGGTGGTGTACGTGCATTGATGCTTATGTACAAAACTGACAAAATTATCAATGCTTCTGCTTGTGGAGATAATTGTTCAAAATGGATTTTAGAAATTGGAAAAATGAAAGATTTAACTATAAGGCTTGGATATATTATGAACTTTGGAGATGAAGAATTTGAGATATATATTGCAAATGAAGATAAGATTGTAAGAAATACCATAGATTATGTAACACTTGCAGGGAAGTATTTATAG
- a CDS encoding helix-turn-helix domain-containing protein, whose protein sequence is MNKQSFGEMISSLRKDRGMTQLDLAKKMGVTDKAVSKWERDLSFPDINSIPKLAEIFDVSVDELMQVKSDVNVGEEEVVKESKFEEVMDVAPKGIGLAMGIAVTVLAVLGELETNTAFIMLGIGLASVSISLLKNK, encoded by the coding sequence ATGAATAAGCAGAGTTTTGGTGAGATGATTTCATCGCTGAGAAAAGATAGAGGTATGACACAGTTAGATTTAGCGAAGAAGATGGGAGTTACTGATAAGGCAGTTTCTAAGTGGGAAAGAGATTTGTCGTTTCCTGATATAAATTCTATTCCAAAGTTAGCAGAGATTTTTGATGTTTCTGTGGATGAGTTAATGCAAGTAAAGTCAGATGTTAATGTTGGAGAAGAGGAAGTTGTAAAGGAAAGTAAGTTTGAAGAGGTTATGGATGTAGCGCCAAAAGGAATTGGGCTTGCTATGGGAATTGCAGTAACGGTTTTGGCTGTATTAGGAGAGTTGGAAACAAATACTGCATTTATTATGTTGGGAATAGGATTGGCGAGTGTATCAATTTCTTTGCTGAAAAATAAGTAG
- a CDS encoding aminopeptidase P family protein — translation MKVADRIARLRALMEQNGIDAYIVPTADFHQSENAGEYFKCREFISGFDGSYGTVMIAKDEAGLWTDGRYWTQAEKQLEGSGISLFHMFEDGVPTMEEYLAQIVPENGKVAFDGRVVSMEEGQDLEKALASKNITIEYSCDLVGDVWEDRPEISKEPVFVLDEKYTGESVASKLERVRNVMKENGATAHIIASLDDVCWLINMRGNDVVYYPLIFSYALVKLDGMDLFIDENKLNDEAKALLAENNITVRPYNDIYEEVKNLKAGESVMIDPMKLNYALYNNIPEGVEKIEHQNPTILMKAMKNDVELENIKNAHIKDGIAVTKLMHWMKTNVGKIKITEMSAARKLEEFRKEQEGYIRDSFEPICAYKDHAAMMHYAPTDESDVEVLPEHLFLTDTGGGYIEGSTDITRTFVMGPVADELKTHFTAVVRGMLNLSRAKFLYGCFGYNLDAIARGPIWDLDIDFKCGTGHGVGYLLNIHEPPTGFRWQIVKSKNEHHKFEEGMVLTNEPGVYVEGSHGIRIENEMIVTKGEKNEFGQFMHFETITFAPIDLDGINPDEMTKFEREWLNNYHAQVFEKIGPHLTEEEREWLKEYTRAI, via the coding sequence ATGAAGGTAGCAGATAGAATAGCAAGACTTCGTGCTCTTATGGAGCAGAATGGGATAGATGCTTATATAGTTCCGACAGCAGATTTCCATCAGAGTGAGAATGCAGGAGAGTATTTTAAATGTAGAGAGTTTATTTCTGGATTTGATGGTTCTTATGGGACTGTTATGATAGCAAAGGATGAGGCTGGTCTTTGGACTGATGGTAGATATTGGACTCAGGCTGAGAAACAGTTAGAGGGAAGTGGCATTTCTTTATTCCATATGTTTGAAGACGGTGTTCCAACTATGGAGGAGTATCTTGCGCAGATAGTTCCAGAAAATGGTAAGGTAGCATTTGATGGACGTGTTGTTTCTATGGAAGAAGGACAGGATTTAGAAAAAGCCCTTGCGTCTAAGAATATAACTATAGAGTATTCATGCGATTTAGTAGGTGATGTTTGGGAAGATAGACCAGAGATATCTAAGGAGCCTGTTTTCGTGCTTGATGAAAAATATACAGGTGAAAGTGTAGCTTCTAAGCTTGAGAGAGTTAGAAATGTTATGAAAGAAAATGGAGCTACAGCACATATAATAGCATCTTTAGACGATGTTTGCTGGTTAATTAATATGAGAGGAAATGACGTTGTTTATTATCCACTTATATTCTCATACGCTTTAGTTAAACTTGATGGCATGGATTTATTTATAGATGAAAATAAATTAAACGACGAAGCAAAAGCACTTCTTGCTGAAAATAATATAACAGTTCGTCCATACAATGATATTTATGAAGAAGTTAAGAACCTTAAAGCTGGTGAAAGTGTTATGATTGACCCAATGAAGTTAAATTACGCACTTTACAATAATATACCAGAAGGTGTTGAAAAGATAGAACATCAGAACCCAACTATACTTATGAAAGCTATGAAAAATGATGTTGAGCTTGAAAATATAAAAAATGCCCATATAAAAGACGGTATAGCTGTTACAAAATTAATGCATTGGATGAAAACTAATGTAGGTAAGATAAAAATAACTGAAATGAGTGCAGCTAGAAAGCTTGAAGAATTCAGAAAAGAACAGGAAGGCTATATAAGAGATAGTTTTGAACCAATCTGTGCGTATAAAGATCATGCAGCTATGATGCACTATGCACCAACTGATGAATCAGATGTTGAAGTACTTCCAGAGCATTTATTCTTAACTGATACTGGTGGAGGATATATCGAAGGATCTACAGATATAACAAGAACGTTTGTAATGGGACCAGTTGCCGATGAATTAAAAACTCACTTCACAGCAGTTGTTAGAGGTATGCTGAATTTATCAAGAGCGAAATTCTTATACGGATGCTTTGGATACAACTTAGATGCAATAGCAAGAGGACCAATTTGGGACTTAGATATAGATTTTAAATGCGGTACAGGACATGGTGTAGGATACCTTCTTAACATACATGAACCACCAACAGGATTTAGATGGCAGATAGTTAAATCTAAAAATGAACACCATAAATTTGAAGAAGGCATGGTTTTAACTAATGAGCCTGGTGTGTACGTTGAAGGATCTCATGGTATAAGAATAGAAAATGAGATGATAGTTACTAAGGGAGAAAAGAATGAGTTTGGACAGTTTATGCACTTCGAAACAATAACATTTGCTCCAATAGATTTAGATGGTATAAATCCAGATGAGATGACTAAGTTTGAGAGAGAATGGTTGAATAACTACCATGCTCAGGTATTTGAAAAAATAGGACCACATCTAACTGAAGAAGAAAGAGAATGGTTAAAAGAATACACTAGAGCTATATAA
- the ppk1 gene encoding polyphosphate kinase 1 — protein MTKRYYDNREISWLKFNKRVLEEAMDPSVPLMERLTFVSIFQSNLDEFFMVRVGSLYDQMIVDPDSRDSKTNMTPEEEIKEIVKYTKKLNGLKDDAYNNLMREVKEFGIELVDFHSRVKCNEAGDCVEDLKNEYSKALTLEDEEVLEKLFDSEIRPLISPQIIGKRQPFPFLKEKEIYAIVSLEGKNGTEKLGIVPCSGDVFERLIQIPSDDRKYILAEELILHFVTKIFKKYKVKSKSLIRITRNADIDEETVYDEDLDYRDTMKKLIKKRKKLAPVRMEMSRELNGSALKTLRKYVGLDDDSIFYSKSPLEFSFVRKIQDKLRNHSELFYEKRVPQKSPDISSKRSIIEQIEEKDKLLYYPYNSMKPFLDMLYEASEDPTVVSIKMTLYRLSSDSKIVDALSNAVENGKEVVVLVELRARFDEENNINWSRRLEKAGCRVIYGLPGLKVHSKLCLITRKTDEGIKYITQIGTGNYNEKTAKLYTDYCLMTADKRIAHEAGRVFDRLSLGEVVEKSDLLLVSPLCLRQPIMDMIDNEIVKAEHGAPAYIGIKMNSLTDKGIMNKLIEASRAGVKVQLIVRGICCLIPGVEGITENIEVISIVGRYLEHTRVYIFGEGCDSKVYIGSADLMSRNTMRRVEVATPILDPDIKKRILEDFAIMYTDNVKARKLLKDGTYKHVKQEGAPLNSQEYFFERAYKELEMQDK, from the coding sequence ATGACTAAAAGATACTATGATAACAGAGAAATATCATGGCTAAAATTCAACAAAAGAGTGCTTGAAGAGGCGATGGATCCATCAGTTCCTTTAATGGAAAGGCTGACATTTGTATCGATATTCCAGAGCAATTTAGATGAATTTTTCATGGTAAGAGTCGGATCATTATACGACCAGATGATAGTAGATCCGGATTCTAGGGATAGTAAAACAAATATGACTCCTGAAGAGGAGATTAAAGAAATTGTAAAATATACAAAAAAATTAAATGGGTTAAAAGATGATGCTTACAATAATTTAATGAGAGAAGTTAAGGAGTTTGGAATCGAGCTAGTAGACTTTCATTCAAGGGTAAAGTGCAATGAAGCGGGGGACTGTGTTGAAGATTTAAAAAATGAATACAGTAAGGCACTAACTCTTGAAGACGAGGAAGTGTTAGAAAAATTATTTGATTCAGAAATAAGACCTCTTATCTCTCCTCAAATAATAGGAAAAAGACAGCCATTCCCATTCTTAAAGGAAAAAGAAATATACGCAATAGTTTCTTTAGAAGGTAAGAATGGAACAGAAAAATTAGGTATAGTTCCTTGTTCAGGTGATGTTTTTGAAAGATTAATTCAAATTCCATCTGATGATAGAAAATATATTTTGGCAGAAGAGCTAATTCTTCACTTTGTAACTAAAATATTTAAAAAGTATAAAGTTAAGAGTAAATCTCTGATAAGAATAACTAGAAACGCCGATATTGATGAGGAAACAGTATACGACGAAGACTTAGATTACAGAGATACAATGAAAAAGCTAATTAAGAAAAGAAAAAAACTTGCGCCAGTTAGAATGGAAATGTCAAGAGAGCTTAATGGTTCAGCGTTAAAAACTCTTAGAAAATACGTAGGCTTAGATGATGATAGTATATTCTATTCTAAATCACCGCTTGAATTTTCTTTTGTTAGAAAGATACAGGACAAGCTTAGAAATCATTCAGAGTTATTCTATGAAAAGAGAGTTCCTCAGAAATCGCCTGATATTTCATCAAAACGTTCTATAATAGAACAGATTGAAGAAAAGGACAAACTTTTATACTATCCGTACAATAGCATGAAGCCTTTCTTAGATATGCTATATGAAGCATCTGAAGATCCAACTGTTGTATCTATAAAGATGACACTTTACAGACTATCAAGCGATAGTAAGATAGTAGATGCACTTTCAAATGCAGTTGAAAACGGTAAGGAAGTTGTTGTATTAGTTGAGTTAAGAGCTAGATTTGATGAGGAAAACAATATAAACTGGTCAAGAAGACTTGAAAAAGCTGGATGTAGAGTAATTTATGGACTACCTGGATTAAAAGTTCATTCTAAATTATGTCTAATAACAAGAAAGACTGATGAAGGAATAAAATACATAACTCAGATAGGTACAGGGAATTACAACGAAAAAACAGCAAAATTATACACAGACTACTGCTTAATGACTGCTGATAAGAGAATCGCACACGAAGCAGGTAGAGTTTTTGATAGATTATCTCTTGGAGAAGTTGTAGAAAAATCAGACCTATTGCTAGTATCTCCACTTTGTTTAAGACAGCCTATTATGGATATGATAGACAATGAAATTGTTAAAGCAGAACATGGAGCACCAGCCTATATAGGTATAAAGATGAATTCTCTAACTGATAAGGGAATTATGAATAAACTTATAGAAGCTTCAAGAGCTGGGGTTAAAGTTCAGCTTATTGTAAGAGGTATATGTTGCTTAATACCAGGAGTAGAGGGTATTACAGAAAATATAGAAGTTATAAGTATAGTTGGCCGTTACCTAGAACACACTCGTGTGTATATATTTGGTGAAGGTTGCGATAGTAAGGTTTATATAGGATCTGCAGATTTAATGTCAAGAAATACTATGAGAAGGGTAGAAGTAGCAACACCAATCTTAGACCCAGATATTAAGAAGAGAATTCTTGAAGACTTTGCGATAATGTACACAGATAATGTTAAAGCTAGAAAACTGCTTAAAGATGGTACATACAAACATGTTAAACAAGAAGGTGCTCCTTTAAATTCACAGGAGTATTTCTTTGAAAGAGCCTATAAGGAATTAGAGATGCAAGATAAATAA
- a CDS encoding cation:proton antiporter codes for MLVSLALIFLVGMSLASICEKIKIPRIIGMLVTGIILGPYVLDFLDSSILNISSELRKMALIIILIKAGLSLDLKDLKKVGRPALLMSFLPATFEIIAYAIFAPILFGVSRVEAALIGAVLSAVSPAVVVPRMVDLMDNNLGTKKGIPQMILAGASFDDVFVIVLFSTFLAMNQGEGVNLSSFADIPISIVSGILIGSVVGLILYRFFEYRYNKEHLIRNSTKVIIILAVSFLLVALEDYLKGRVAMSGLLAVTSMALVLAMKSTNIVKVRLQEKFGKIWIAAEVVLFVLVGAAVDIRYTMGAGFTAVIMIFIALAIRSIGVFICMIGTELNTKERLFCVFSYLPKATVQAAIGSVPLAAGLNCGKLVLSIAVLAIIITAPLGAFLIDFSKEKLL; via the coding sequence ATGTTAGTATCACTTGCTTTAATTTTTTTAGTTGGAATGAGCTTGGCATCTATATGCGAAAAAATTAAAATTCCGAGAATTATAGGAATGCTTGTAACTGGGATAATTTTAGGTCCTTATGTACTAGATTTTTTAGATAGCTCAATTCTAAACATATCATCAGAGCTTAGAAAAATGGCTCTTATCATCATCTTAATCAAAGCTGGGTTATCACTAGACTTAAAGGACTTAAAAAAAGTTGGGAGACCTGCGCTTTTAATGTCGTTTCTTCCAGCTACATTTGAAATAATTGCTTATGCAATATTTGCTCCAATTTTATTTGGTGTCAGCAGAGTAGAGGCTGCACTAATTGGAGCAGTACTTAGTGCAGTATCTCCAGCAGTTGTAGTTCCTAGAATGGTTGATTTAATGGACAATAATCTCGGGACAAAGAAGGGAATACCTCAGATGATTTTAGCTGGGGCATCTTTTGACGATGTATTTGTAATTGTGCTATTCAGTACATTTTTAGCTATGAATCAAGGAGAAGGTGTTAATCTTTCTAGTTTTGCAGACATACCAATTTCGATAGTATCTGGAATTTTAATTGGGTCTGTTGTTGGATTAATTCTTTATAGATTCTTTGAGTATAGATACAACAAAGAACATCTGATAAGAAACAGCACAAAAGTCATAATTATCTTGGCTGTATCGTTCTTACTTGTTGCACTTGAAGATTATTTAAAAGGAAGAGTTGCTATGTCCGGACTTCTTGCTGTAACAAGTATGGCATTAGTACTTGCTATGAAGAGTACAAATATTGTAAAGGTCAGACTTCAAGAGAAATTCGGTAAAATTTGGATAGCCGCAGAAGTTGTTTTATTCGTACTTGTTGGGGCTGCTGTCGATATAAGATATACAATGGGAGCTGGATTTACAGCAGTTATTATGATATTTATCGCACTTGCAATTCGTTCAATAGGTGTATTTATTTGCATGATTGGAACAGAATTAAACACTAAAGAAAGATTATTCTGTGTGTTCTCATATCTTCCAAAGGCAACTGTTCAAGCTGCTATAGGATCAGTACCACTTGCGGCTGGACTAAATTGTGGAAAACTTGTACTATCAATTGCAGTACTTGCAATAATAATAACTGCACCACTTGGAGCATTTTTAATAGATTTCTCAAAAGAAAAATTATTATAG
- a CDS encoding Ppx/GppA phosphatase family protein: MRYGIIDVGSNTIRLIIFELKGTEIKIILKEKELSVILSFIQNGNLMEEGLERLLKVLNRFAKICELLGCAEVFCFATASLRKVDNSVYVVSEMKKIVENTEIITGEQEAYYDYIGLSQVVKDRSGMGLDLGGGSVQIFKFKDRQVIDSVSLPLGGLEMRNKFVSMVYPTLDEIKEIEDCVKASVKSSKIFKGNNHRVMYLMGGTARAAAKIHRYIYVTKKKSNKYYIPIKELNQLTERFSDPRKSDVDILERILPDRMNNIIPSLVVLNTICTMSGVDEVVVVKNGVRDGYIHDKILPM, translated from the coding sequence ATGAGATATGGAATAATAGATGTAGGATCAAATACGATTAGATTAATAATATTTGAATTAAAGGGAACAGAGATAAAGATTATACTAAAGGAAAAGGAACTTTCAGTAATACTAAGTTTCATACAGAATGGTAATCTTATGGAGGAAGGTCTTGAAAGACTTTTAAAAGTATTAAATAGATTTGCTAAAATTTGTGAATTACTTGGATGTGCAGAAGTATTCTGTTTTGCAACTGCTTCACTTAGAAAAGTAGATAATAGTGTTTATGTTGTTTCTGAGATGAAAAAGATTGTAGAGAATACAGAAATAATAACTGGAGAACAGGAAGCATATTACGACTATATAGGTCTTAGCCAGGTTGTAAAAGACAGAAGTGGTATGGGACTTGATTTAGGCGGAGGAAGTGTGCAGATATTCAAGTTTAAAGACAGACAGGTTATAGACTCAGTTTCTTTACCTCTTGGTGGTCTTGAGATGAGAAATAAATTTGTTTCTATGGTATATCCTACACTTGATGAGATAAAAGAAATCGAGGATTGTGTAAAAGCTAGTGTTAAAAGTTCTAAGATTTTTAAAGGAAATAACCATAGAGTTATGTATTTAATGGGTGGTACTGCAAGAGCTGCAGCAAAAATCCACAGATATATTTATGTGACTAAGAAGAAGTCAAATAAGTATTATATTCCTATTAAAGAACTTAATCAGCTTACAGAGAGATTTTCTGATCCGAGAAAGAGCGATGTAGATATTCTTGAGAGAATACTTCCAGATCGTATGAATAATATTATACCAAGTTTGGTTGTTCTTAATACTATTTGTACAATGTCTGGTGTTGATGAAGTAGTTGTAGTAAAAAATGGTGTAAGAGATGGATATATACACGATAAAATATTACCAATGTAA